The proteins below come from a single candidate division WOR-3 bacterium genomic window:
- the ruvB gene encoding Holliday junction branch migration DNA helicase RuvB has translation MPKMTTNRLLEGEEVYEIALRPKRISEFVGQKSIIDNLKVFIQAAKKRREPLEHILLFGPPGLGKTTLAHIIAREMDANIYPTSGPIMERPFDLAGVLSNLNDTDVLFIDEVHRINKAVEEYLYPALESFCLDVMQDKGIGAQVLRLKLNRFTLIGATTRSGLLTSPLRSRFGITFRLDYYPAEDLRHIVLRSAQLLAVKIKDNAAMEIAGRSRGTPRIANRLLRRIRDFAQVEGKEEIDLQICEYALEKLEVDKRGLDEMDKKIIRTIIEKFQGGPVGISSLSVAVGEDSQTIEEVFEPFLIMEGFIKRTSRGREATQLAYEHFNIKQNHGSLFK, from the coding sequence ATGCCGAAAATGACCACCAATCGATTATTGGAAGGCGAAGAAGTCTATGAGATAGCCTTAAGGCCCAAACGCATCAGTGAGTTCGTCGGACAGAAATCCATCATCGACAATCTGAAGGTATTCATCCAGGCCGCAAAGAAACGACGTGAACCTCTTGAACATATCTTGCTCTTCGGGCCGCCCGGTTTGGGGAAAACGACGCTGGCGCATATCATCGCGCGTGAAATGGATGCGAATATATATCCGACCTCCGGACCGATAATGGAGCGTCCCTTTGACCTTGCCGGTGTATTGAGCAATCTCAATGATACCGATGTCCTTTTTATCGACGAGGTGCATCGTATCAACAAAGCGGTAGAAGAATACTTGTATCCGGCCCTGGAGAGCTTCTGTCTCGATGTGATGCAGGACAAGGGTATCGGCGCTCAGGTGTTGCGGCTGAAACTCAACCGCTTCACTCTCATCGGTGCCACCACCCGATCGGGTCTCCTTACTTCGCCCTTGCGTTCAAGGTTCGGTATTACATTCCGTCTCGACTATTACCCGGCTGAGGATTTACGGCATATCGTGCTTCGCTCGGCACAACTTCTCGCGGTCAAGATCAAAGACAATGCCGCCATGGAAATAGCGGGCCGCTCTAGGGGCACCCCGCGCATCGCAAACCGTCTTCTGCGCAGGATCAGGGACTTTGCTCAGGTCGAAGGCAAGGAAGAGATCGACCTTCAGATCTGCGAATATGCACTGGAAAAGCTCGAAGTGGATAAACGGGGGCTCGATGAAATGGATAAAAAAATAATCCGGACGATAATTGAAAAATTCCAGGGCGGGCCGGTTGGTATCAGCAGTCTTTCCGTAGCTGTGGGCGAAGACTCCCAGACGATCGAAGAAGTCTTCGAACCTTTTCTTATAATGGAGGGGTTCATAAAGAGAACTTCAAGGGGACGCGAGGCAACCCAGCTCGCATACGAGCACTTCAACATAAAGCAGAACCACGGGTCACTCTTCAAATAG
- a CDS encoding dipeptidase: MKLSPSAVFDLHCDTPYHLTNKKTRHIKPSRLYEQGYAGAVFAHFVYPKSKYPFIEAVNMLASTVDYLKGRKKLHPVRTYSEMSSHRANILLGVEGGHIYDNIFQQVEALYGLGVRVFTLTWNNSNGLAHSALEYDRKGLTKKGRAYIKNLRKYNVILDMSHASTRTVLDVCEICENLVIASHSCVRALNSSFLRNIADPAIKAICECGGVVGVNFSKYHLGKFGIVDHLDYLCEKYGVKYAAIGSDFDGINDPVIPGPGSIRRIEKALLAKGYKKKDIQQIFSGNFLRVFKRL; this comes from the coding sequence ATGAAGCTCAGTCCATCAGCGGTTTTTGATTTACATTGTGATACGCCGTATCATCTGACAAATAAGAAAACCCGTCATATTAAGCCTTCGCGGCTCTATGAACAAGGTTATGCCGGTGCAGTATTCGCGCATTTTGTGTACCCGAAGTCGAAATATCCATTCATAGAAGCGGTCAACATGCTCGCCTCAACGGTTGATTATTTGAAGGGTAGGAAAAAGCTGCATCCTGTAAGAACATACAGTGAAATGTCCTCGCATCGAGCGAATATCCTTTTGGGTGTCGAGGGAGGTCATATCTACGACAATATTTTCCAACAGGTGGAAGCGCTTTATGGATTAGGGGTAAGGGTTTTTACATTGACCTGGAATAATTCAAACGGGTTAGCTCATTCCGCGCTGGAGTATGACAGGAAAGGACTGACAAAGAAAGGTCGCGCATACATCAAGAACTTGCGCAAGTACAATGTGATCCTGGATATGTCCCATGCTTCCACGCGCACCGTGCTCGACGTCTGTGAAATATGTGAAAACTTGGTAATCGCATCTCATTCCTGTGTGAGGGCGTTGAACTCTTCTTTTCTGCGGAACATTGCAGACCCGGCCATAAAGGCTATATGTGAATGCGGGGGTGTCGTCGGGGTGAATTTCTCCAAATACCATTTGGGTAAATTCGGTATTGTCGATCATCTCGACTATCTGTGTGAAAAATACGGAGTCAAATATGCTGCCATAGGCAGCGATTTTGATGGTATCAATGATCCGGTGATCCCCGGACCCGGAAGCATAAGACGCATTGAAAAAGCGCTTCTGGCAAAAGGATACAAGAAGAAAGACATACAGCAGATCTTCTCCGGCAATTTCCTGAGAGTATTCAAAAGACTCTAA